The following proteins come from a genomic window of Trifolium pratense cultivar HEN17-A07 linkage group LG4, ARS_RC_1.1, whole genome shotgun sequence:
- the LOC123924247 gene encoding something about silencing protein 10 isoform X2, with the protein MGKRGGKSYQKKDVKDATTTSRRDRHVFTAEDMDDDIDAFHKQRDIVPLDINADSGESDEDDEIPIFESKDIDNEETDEDEEEDDDGKSFMSKLIRQKKFLDTELGGDEDVSQDDDDEDDGGLKSTTGGRKYKHGAENLNFEQQASDDEDAKEEEKIALQMQRKKTTFFTEEEFELAGISEDKHAKDKGNREIKSLDSNATFKVEDLSALSKEEQMNVLYRSAPELVDWLSELNEAHKQLECKIKPFLSKVKNGGIITEGGVRYFELKELLLLSYCQAITFYLLLKSEGQPVDDHPVMARLEEIKELMNQIKQLDEELPVELEDILKGSSALETVVKSDNKDAPMQADSITKNQEQPLVSVRSTEASSNIVEMKKSDASKDSVQKGKKVKNQKDHIGAQSLEMLKIRASLEEKLRQKGLYSQIAPNPSNSLKRSRPANGQLATYDDFDDDAVGVNGPAGMSNGLVSSKVSPFVSANLKKLKVASGDDDLPKRDVFGERRRKHEVRVMAGAGVKTEDDNGDDQMDNLESHEVDDEEEDSESGGDSENELYNQAERLQALKRASKTATYSSNSSKSAVSSLAEDTVDGKRYITSQMSKNRGLTRSRNKNKKNPRKNYKLKHQKALRNRKGQVQAIRSQSAPYGGESTGINAAISRSVRFKN; encoded by the exons ATGGGGAAAAGAGGAGGGAAGAGTTATCAGAAGAAAGATGTCAAAGATGCCACAACAACTTCTCGGCGCGACCGTCATGTCTTTACTGCTGAGGACATGGACGATGACATTGATGCCt TTCATAAGCAGAGGGATATTGTTCCGCTTGACATAAATGCTGATTCTGGAGAAtcagatgaagatgatgaaataCCTATTTTCGAGTCTAAG GATATTGATAATGAAGAAACCGATGAGGACGAGGAAGAGGATGATGATGGCAAGAGCTTTATGTCAAAAC TAATTAGGCAAAAGAAATTTTTAGATACAGAGCTTGGTGGAGATGAAGACGTAAGtcaagatgatgatgatgaagatgacgGAGGTCTGAAATCAACTACAGGTGGACGAAAGTATAAGCACGGTGCTGAGAATCTTAATTTTGAG CAACAAgcaagtgatgatgaagatgcaaaagaagaagaaaaaattgcatTACAAATGCAAAGGAAAAAAACAACATTCTTTACAGAGGAAGAATTCGAGCTTGCGGGCATAAGTGAAGACAAG CATGCAAAAGATAAAGGAAACAGAGAAATAAAATCACTGGATAGCAATGCAACTTTCAAGGTTGAGGATCTGAGTGCTTTGTCAAAGGAGGAGCAAATGAACGTTCTGTATAG GTCTGCTCCAGAATTAGTTGATTGGTTGTCAGAATTAAATGAAGCGCACAAACAGCTTGAATGCAAAATTAAACCATTTTTAAGCAag GTTAAAAATGGGGGAATAATTACTGAAGGAGGAGTGCGTTATTTTGAGTTGAAAGAGCTTCTTTTGCTGTCCTATTGCCAAGCTATAACCTTCTATCTTCTACTCAAGTCTGAAGGGCAGCCAGTCGATGATCATCCTGTAATGGCTCGCCTTGAAGAGATCAAGGAATTAATGAATcag ATAAAACAACTTGACGAAGAACTTCCAGTTGAACTTGAGGACATCCTTAAAGGAAGTAGCGCGTTAGAAACAGTAGTCAAATCAGATAACAAGGATGCTCCAATGCAAGCCGATTCTATCACTAAAAACCAAGAACAACCTCTGGTCTCTGTTAGATCAACAGAAGCA TCTAGCAACATAGTTGAGATGAAAAAATCAGATGCCTCAAAGGACAGTgtacaaaaaggaaaaaaagtaaaaaatcag AAGGATCACATTGGCGCACAGAGTTTGGAAATGTTGAAAATTAGAGCTTCCCTTGAGGAAAAATTGAGACAAAAGGGTTTGTACAGTCAAATTGCTCCAAATCCTAGTAATTCTCTGAAGCGTTCAAGACCAGCTAATGG CCAGCTTGCAACATATGACGATTTTGATGATGATGCTGTGGGTGTTAATGGTCCAGCTGGAATGTCTAATGGTCTTGTCTCCAGTAAAGTTTCACCGTTTGTTAGTGCTAATCTGAAGAAACTCAAG GTGGCTTCTGGTGATGATGATTTGCCCAAGAGAGATGTTTTTGGGGAACGACGGAGGAAACATGAGGTTCGGGTGATGGCTGGTGCTGGAGTTAAGACTGAGGATGACAATGGTGATGATCAAATGGATAATCTTGAATCTCATgaagttgatgatgaagaggaggaCTCTGAAAGTGGGGGAGACTCGGAAAATGAATTATACAATCAAGCAGAAAGATTGCAAGCTTTAAAACGTGCTTCGAAAACTGCAACCTACTCGTCCAATTCAAG TAAATCAGCTGTCTCCTCTCTGGCAGAGGACACTGTGGATGGAAAGCGCTATATCACTTCTCAG ATGTCGAAGAACAGAGGGCTAACTAGAAGTCGcaacaagaataaaaagaatCCTAGAAAGAATTACAAG CTCAAGCATCAAAAAGCCCTTAGGAATCGCAAGGGACAGGTTCAGGCTATCAGAAGTCAAAGTGCGCCTTATGGTGGGGAGTCCACTGGAATTAATGCAGCTATCAGTCGAAGCGTTAGATTCAAGAACTGA
- the LOC123924248 gene encoding eukaryotic translation initiation factor 2A has protein sequence MALDNHSPSLEILVRRPEELSLWTGPPFPNGQPNVKLDKVNCLNAKFSDNGSLLMVVKSNSVISIYDCKNSKEIRSFEVPNLVASVLSPCGTYLQTFQKPSGPQDKNVTLWKTETGDIAYQHSQKNLTKTNWPSIQFSSDEATACRVATNEVQFFDSGDFSKGFINRLRVPGVASAELSSSPASHVAAFVPESKGVPASVQIFACGNASQGQPVARRSFFRCSTTQLKWNHGSTGLLILVQSDVDKTNQSYYGESKLYYLTTDGVHEGLVPLRKEGPIHDAQWSYSGLEFAVVYGFMPAKATLFDKKCNPLLELGTGPYNTIRWNPKGKFLCLAGFGNLPGDMVFWDYIEKKQLAATKAEWSVTSEWSPDGCYFMTATTAPRLQVDNGIKIFHYNGSLYFKKMFDKLYQADWKPESPSNFGDITELIKSLDSVKLEDKKPSGQGSKPTQASTKAPSANPTAQKPAAYRPPHAKTAAVIQAQLLGESSAETLSKNALRNKKKREKQKEKKAAADASS, from the exons ATGGCATTAGATAACCATTCACCTTCTCTCGAGATATTAG TTCGAAGGCCTGAAGAATTATCACTATGGACTGGACCTCCATTCCCAAATGGTCAACCTAATGTCAAACTTGATAAAGTTAATTGCTTGAATGCAAAATTTAGTGATAATGGATCTTTGCTTATGGTTGTGAAATCTAATTCTGTGATTAGTATTTATGATTGTAAGAATTCTAAAGAGATTAGGTCTTTTGAAGTTCCTAATCTCGTGGCTTCTGTTTTGTCTCCTTGTGGAACTTATTTGCAAACATTTCAAAAACCTTCTGGGCCGCAAGATAAGAATGTCACATTATGGAAAACGGAGACCGGTGATATTGCTTATCAACATTCTCAGAAGAATTTGACAAAAACCAATTG GCCTTCGATTCAATTCAGCTCCGATGAAGCTACTGCATGCCGTGTAGCAACTAATGAGGTGCAGTTTTTCGACTCTGGGGATTTTTCTAAAGGATTTATTAATCGGTTAAGAGTTCCAGGAGTTGCTTCTGCCGAGCTTTCTAGTTCACCTGCTTCTCATGTAGCTGCATTTGTTCCGGAATCCAAG GGTGTTCCTGCTAGTGTACAAATATTTGCTTGTGGAAATGCTTCCCAAGGTCAACCTGTGGCCCGACGGAGCTTTTTCCGATGTTCTACCACCCAACTTAAATGGAATCATGGTTCAACTGGACTTCTAATTTTGGTGCAGTCTGATGTTGATAAAACCAATCAGAGTTACTATGGAGAATCGAAGTTATACTACCTTACAACAGATGGGGTGCATGAAGGATTAGTTCCTCTTC GGAAAGAGGGGCCTATTCATGATGCTCAGTGGTCATATTCAGGCTTAGAATTTGCTGTTGTGTATGGAT TTATGCCTGCTAAAGCAACTCTGTTTGACAAGAAGTGCAATCCTCTACTGGAGCTTGGAACTGGTCCTTACAACACTATTCGATGGAACCCGAAAGGGAAAT TTTTATGTTTGGCTGGATTCGGTAACTTGCCTGGTGATATG GTATTTTGGGATTACATAGAAAAGAAACAGCTTGCAGCAACCAAGGCTGAATGGTCCGTGACAAGTGAATGGTCTCCAGATGGGTGCTATTTCATGACAGCGACAACAGCTCCAAGGCTTCAAGTTGACAACGG GATCAAGATTTTTCACTATAATGGGTCATTGTACTTCAAGAAGATGTTTGACAAATTGTACCAG GCTGATTGGAAACCAGAGTCACCAAGTAACTTTGGTGACATTACTGAATTAATCAAGTCTCTAGACTCGGTAAAACTTGAAGATAAAAAACCATCAG GTCAAGGATCAAAACCAACCCAGGCATCTACAAAAGCCCCTTCTGCCAATCCAACTGCACAAAAACCTGCCGCATATCGTCCGCCACATGCTAAGACTGCGGCTGTTATTCAGGCACAG TTGTTAGGAGAGAGCTCGGCAGA AACATTGAGCAAGAATGCTTTACGAAACAAGAAAAAGAGGGAGAAACAGAAGGAGAAAAAGGCTGCTGCAGATGCCAGTTCGTGA
- the LOC123924247 gene encoding something about silencing protein 10 isoform X1 yields MGKRGGKSYQKKDVKDATTTSRRDRHVFTAEDMDDDIDAFHKQRDIVPLDINADSGESDEDDEIPIFESKDIDNEETDEDEEEDDDGKSFMSKLIRQKKFLDTELGGDEDVSQDDDDEDDGGLKSTTGGRKYKHGAENLNFEQQASDDEDAKEEEKIALQMQRKKTTFFTEEEFELAGISEDKHAKDKGNREIKSLDSNATFKVEDLSALSKEEQMNVLYRSAPELVDWLSELNEAHKQLECKIKPFLSKVKNGGIITEGGVRYFELKELLLLSYCQAITFYLLLKSEGQPVDDHPVMARLEEIKELMNQIKQLDEELPVELEDILKGSSALETVVKSDNKDAPMQADSITKNQEQPLVSVRSTEAVSSNIVEMKKSDASKDSVQKGKKVKNQKDHIGAQSLEMLKIRASLEEKLRQKGLYSQIAPNPSNSLKRSRPANGQLATYDDFDDDAVGVNGPAGMSNGLVSSKVSPFVSANLKKLKVASGDDDLPKRDVFGERRRKHEVRVMAGAGVKTEDDNGDDQMDNLESHEVDDEEEDSESGGDSENELYNQAERLQALKRASKTATYSSNSSKSAVSSLAEDTVDGKRYITSQMSKNRGLTRSRNKNKKNPRKNYKLKHQKALRNRKGQVQAIRSQSAPYGGESTGINAAISRSVRFKN; encoded by the exons ATGGGGAAAAGAGGAGGGAAGAGTTATCAGAAGAAAGATGTCAAAGATGCCACAACAACTTCTCGGCGCGACCGTCATGTCTTTACTGCTGAGGACATGGACGATGACATTGATGCCt TTCATAAGCAGAGGGATATTGTTCCGCTTGACATAAATGCTGATTCTGGAGAAtcagatgaagatgatgaaataCCTATTTTCGAGTCTAAG GATATTGATAATGAAGAAACCGATGAGGACGAGGAAGAGGATGATGATGGCAAGAGCTTTATGTCAAAAC TAATTAGGCAAAAGAAATTTTTAGATACAGAGCTTGGTGGAGATGAAGACGTAAGtcaagatgatgatgatgaagatgacgGAGGTCTGAAATCAACTACAGGTGGACGAAAGTATAAGCACGGTGCTGAGAATCTTAATTTTGAG CAACAAgcaagtgatgatgaagatgcaaaagaagaagaaaaaattgcatTACAAATGCAAAGGAAAAAAACAACATTCTTTACAGAGGAAGAATTCGAGCTTGCGGGCATAAGTGAAGACAAG CATGCAAAAGATAAAGGAAACAGAGAAATAAAATCACTGGATAGCAATGCAACTTTCAAGGTTGAGGATCTGAGTGCTTTGTCAAAGGAGGAGCAAATGAACGTTCTGTATAG GTCTGCTCCAGAATTAGTTGATTGGTTGTCAGAATTAAATGAAGCGCACAAACAGCTTGAATGCAAAATTAAACCATTTTTAAGCAag GTTAAAAATGGGGGAATAATTACTGAAGGAGGAGTGCGTTATTTTGAGTTGAAAGAGCTTCTTTTGCTGTCCTATTGCCAAGCTATAACCTTCTATCTTCTACTCAAGTCTGAAGGGCAGCCAGTCGATGATCATCCTGTAATGGCTCGCCTTGAAGAGATCAAGGAATTAATGAATcag ATAAAACAACTTGACGAAGAACTTCCAGTTGAACTTGAGGACATCCTTAAAGGAAGTAGCGCGTTAGAAACAGTAGTCAAATCAGATAACAAGGATGCTCCAATGCAAGCCGATTCTATCACTAAAAACCAAGAACAACCTCTGGTCTCTGTTAGATCAACAGAAGCAGTG TCTAGCAACATAGTTGAGATGAAAAAATCAGATGCCTCAAAGGACAGTgtacaaaaaggaaaaaaagtaaaaaatcag AAGGATCACATTGGCGCACAGAGTTTGGAAATGTTGAAAATTAGAGCTTCCCTTGAGGAAAAATTGAGACAAAAGGGTTTGTACAGTCAAATTGCTCCAAATCCTAGTAATTCTCTGAAGCGTTCAAGACCAGCTAATGG CCAGCTTGCAACATATGACGATTTTGATGATGATGCTGTGGGTGTTAATGGTCCAGCTGGAATGTCTAATGGTCTTGTCTCCAGTAAAGTTTCACCGTTTGTTAGTGCTAATCTGAAGAAACTCAAG GTGGCTTCTGGTGATGATGATTTGCCCAAGAGAGATGTTTTTGGGGAACGACGGAGGAAACATGAGGTTCGGGTGATGGCTGGTGCTGGAGTTAAGACTGAGGATGACAATGGTGATGATCAAATGGATAATCTTGAATCTCATgaagttgatgatgaagaggaggaCTCTGAAAGTGGGGGAGACTCGGAAAATGAATTATACAATCAAGCAGAAAGATTGCAAGCTTTAAAACGTGCTTCGAAAACTGCAACCTACTCGTCCAATTCAAG TAAATCAGCTGTCTCCTCTCTGGCAGAGGACACTGTGGATGGAAAGCGCTATATCACTTCTCAG ATGTCGAAGAACAGAGGGCTAACTAGAAGTCGcaacaagaataaaaagaatCCTAGAAAGAATTACAAG CTCAAGCATCAAAAAGCCCTTAGGAATCGCAAGGGACAGGTTCAGGCTATCAGAAGTCAAAGTGCGCCTTATGGTGGGGAGTCCACTGGAATTAATGCAGCTATCAGTCGAAGCGTTAGATTCAAGAACTGA